The proteins below come from a single Cytobacillus luteolus genomic window:
- the sspI gene encoding small acid-soluble spore protein SspI → MNLNLRNAVITNVTGNSQSELQDTIVDAIQSGEEKMLPGLGVLFEVIWQNASQDEQQEMLTTLEQGLKK, encoded by the coding sequence ATGAATCTTAATTTACGTAACGCAGTTATTACAAATGTAACTGGAAACTCTCAAAGTGAATTACAGGATACAATTGTTGATGCAATTCAGAGTGGAGAAGAGAAAATGCTTCCTGGCTTAGGGGTATTATTCGAAGTGATTTGGCAAAATGCTAGTCAAGATGAGCAGCAAGAAATGCTTACTACATTAGAACAAGGATTAAAGAAATAG
- a CDS encoding M42 family metallopeptidase: MAKLDETLTMLKDLTDAKGIPGNEREAREVMKKYIAPFADEVTTDGLGSLVAKKVGKADGPKIMVAGHLDEVGFMITQIDDKGFLRFQTVGGWWSQVMLAQRVTIVTSKGDVTGVIGSKPPHILSPEARKKPVDIKDMFIDIGASSREEAMEFGVRPGDQAVPFFEFTVMNNEKMLLAKAWDNRIGCAIAIDVLKQLKGVEHPNIVYGVGTVQEEIGLRGAKTSAQLIKPDIGFGVDVGIAGDTPGVSEKEAMSKMGHGPQIVLYDASMVSHKGLRDFVVNIADEQNIPYQYESMPGGGTDSGAIHLTANGVPSLSITVATRYIHSHAAMLHRDDYENAVKLIVEVIKRLDADTVKTITFD; encoded by the coding sequence ATGGCAAAATTAGATGAAACATTAACAATGTTAAAGGACTTAACTGACGCAAAAGGGATACCAGGGAATGAACGTGAAGCGCGTGAAGTAATGAAGAAATACATAGCGCCTTTTGCTGATGAAGTGACGACTGACGGATTAGGAAGCTTAGTTGCAAAAAAGGTTGGTAAAGCTGATGGACCGAAAATCATGGTCGCTGGTCACCTTGATGAAGTAGGTTTCATGATTACTCAAATTGATGACAAAGGATTTCTAAGATTCCAAACAGTAGGTGGCTGGTGGTCACAAGTTATGCTTGCACAACGAGTAACGATTGTTACTAGCAAAGGAGATGTTACAGGTGTGATTGGTTCAAAACCACCGCATATTCTATCTCCAGAAGCACGTAAAAAGCCAGTGGATATTAAAGATATGTTCATTGATATTGGAGCATCAAGTAGAGAAGAAGCAATGGAATTTGGAGTGCGTCCTGGAGACCAAGCAGTTCCTTTCTTCGAATTTACTGTTATGAATAATGAGAAGATGCTATTAGCAAAAGCATGGGATAACCGTATTGGCTGTGCCATTGCAATTGATGTGTTAAAACAGCTAAAAGGTGTTGAGCACCCTAACATAGTTTATGGAGTAGGAACTGTTCAAGAAGAGATTGGTCTGCGTGGAGCTAAAACATCGGCACAGTTAATCAAACCAGATATTGGTTTCGGGGTGGATGTTGGTATTGCTGGAGATACACCTGGAGTATCTGAAAAAGAAGCGATGAGCAAAATGGGTCATGGTCCACAAATCGTTCTTTATGATGCATCCATGGTTTCACACAAAGGACTTCGTGATTTTGTGGTAAACATTGCTGATGAGCAAAACATTCCTTACCAATATGAATCTATGCCTGGAGGCGGAACAGACTCTGGAGCAATTCATTTGACTGCAAATGGAGTGCCTTCATTATCGATCACAGTTGCAACTCGTTACATTCATTCTCATGCAGCAATGCTTCACCGTGATGATTACGAAAATGCAGTTAAACTAATTGTAGAAGTAATCAAACGCTTAGATGCAGACACTGTAAAAACAATTACATTTGACTAA
- a CDS encoding dUTP diphosphatase, with the protein MNIDTMFELQKVLDIHIKEKHNLEMENLIERKILALLVEIGELANETRCFKFWSIKPPSSKEKILEEFVDGVHFILSIGLDLSYNAGFELTINDEELSLVDQFLSIYQRIADFQLNHTKETYKVLLSEYFNLGRLLGFTKEEIMFAYISKNEINHERQEQGY; encoded by the coding sequence ATGAATATAGATACAATGTTTGAGTTACAAAAAGTGCTTGATATTCATATTAAAGAAAAACATAATCTTGAAATGGAAAATTTAATTGAGAGAAAAATTCTTGCCTTACTGGTTGAAATAGGAGAGCTTGCAAATGAAACGAGATGTTTCAAGTTTTGGAGTATTAAACCACCTTCATCTAAGGAAAAAATTCTTGAAGAGTTTGTAGATGGAGTACACTTTATTCTCTCAATAGGTTTAGACCTTTCTTATAACGCTGGGTTTGAGTTGACTATTAACGATGAAGAATTATCTTTAGTAGATCAGTTTCTTTCAATATATCAACGAATTGCAGATTTTCAACTGAATCATACTAAGGAAACTTATAAAGTCTTACTATCGGAATACTTTAATCTCGGTCGATTACTTGGATTTACTAAAGAAGAAATTATGTTTGCTTACATCTCTAAAAACGAAATCAATCATGAACGTCAAGAACAAGGATATTAA
- a CDS encoding sigma-w pathway protein ysdB, whose product MFVLLIRLLIFALIFYIIYGIIKYLLSPKRKLELAHDQKKYFLYDDPKNVRKNFLLTYKGVLFEGEKYLGTTKQSFDVVSIFVWVKDDSKLQGLSRDDFKFIESKLKAYYPNAKIDWKSPIKEFLLNKNQW is encoded by the coding sequence ATGTTCGTTCTGCTCATACGTTTATTGATTTTTGCATTAATTTTTTACATTATATACGGTATTATTAAGTATTTACTTAGCCCTAAACGCAAACTAGAGCTTGCTCATGACCAGAAAAAGTACTTCTTATATGATGACCCTAAAAATGTAAGGAAAAATTTTTTACTCACATATAAAGGTGTATTATTCGAGGGTGAAAAATACTTAGGCACTACTAAACAGTCCTTTGATGTTGTTTCTATCTTTGTTTGGGTCAAAGACGATTCAAAACTACAAGGCCTATCACGTGATGACTTTAAATTTATCGAAAGTAAACTAAAAGCATACTACCCTAATGCAAAAATAGACTGGAAAAGTCCAATAAAAGAGTTCTTACTCAATAAAAATCAATGGTAA
- a CDS encoding TVP38/TMEM64 family protein, whose product MDETMSMLFVFVESTGYLAPFAFILLHLLRSFFFIPVAVICIVGGILFGSVFGTLYSLIGLTFVSITFYILFKKMPSTFKRVIVLKEKWLGSSVNFTIGQIAILRLIPFINFHLLSLCLVEVTRNFRQYVKNSFTTNIPVALFYTVFGQFIREFSTTIIIMILLALTLLFYLLREKQVIIKWDVFFKDKAEKSYL is encoded by the coding sequence ATGGATGAGACAATGTCTATGTTATTTGTCTTTGTTGAATCAACCGGTTATTTAGCGCCATTTGCATTTATCTTATTGCACTTATTACGTTCATTTTTCTTTATACCAGTTGCAGTGATTTGTATTGTTGGTGGAATTCTATTCGGGTCCGTATTTGGAACGTTGTACTCTTTAATTGGTTTAACGTTTGTAAGTATCACCTTCTATATTTTGTTCAAAAAAATGCCTTCTACCTTTAAGCGTGTCATTGTTCTAAAGGAAAAATGGCTTGGAAGTAGTGTGAATTTTACCATTGGTCAAATTGCCATTTTACGATTAATTCCATTTATAAATTTTCATCTTCTTTCATTATGCTTAGTTGAAGTCACGAGGAATTTCCGTCAGTATGTCAAAAATTCATTTACAACGAATATTCCTGTAGCGCTTTTTTATACTGTGTTTGGCCAGTTTATAAGAGAGTTTTCTACGACTATTATTATTATGATCTTATTAGCTCTAACTCTTCTGTTCTATCTTCTACGTGAAAAACAAGTCATTATTAAATGGGATGTGTTTTTTAAAGATAAGGCTGAAAAGTCGTATTTGTAA
- a CDS encoding DUF1294 domain-containing protein: MGNIGLIALIYIILNFYGYILMNVDKKRAIKNEWRVSEKKLWVISLLGGALGVTIGMKHFRHKTKHFSFKYFLPILSFLTLALYVFIIINLA, encoded by the coding sequence ATGGGCAACATAGGACTTATAGCGTTGATTTACATAATCCTGAATTTTTATGGATATATTCTAATGAATGTTGATAAAAAAAGAGCCATTAAAAATGAATGGAGAGTATCTGAAAAAAAGCTTTGGGTTATTTCTCTATTAGGGGGAGCTCTTGGTGTGACAATAGGGATGAAGCATTTTCGTCACAAAACGAAACATTTCTCGTTTAAATACTTTTTACCAATCTTATCATTTCTTACCTTGGCTCTTTATGTATTTATTATAATTAATTTGGCATAA
- the rplT gene encoding 50S ribosomal protein L20: MPRVKGGTVTRKRRKKVIKLAKGYYGSKHTLYKVANQQVMKSLMYAYRDRRQKKRDFRKLWITRINAAARMNGLSYSRLMHGLKVAGIDVNRKMLADLAVTDEKAFAELANVAKNAK; the protein is encoded by the coding sequence ATGCCAAGAGTTAAAGGCGGTACAGTAACACGCAAACGTCGTAAAAAGGTAATAAAATTAGCTAAAGGTTATTATGGTTCAAAACATACATTATATAAAGTAGCAAATCAACAAGTAATGAAATCATTAATGTATGCATACCGTGATCGTCGTCAAAAGAAACGTGATTTCCGCAAATTATGGATTACACGTATCAACGCGGCAGCACGTATGAACGGTCTTTCTTATAGCCGCTTAATGCACGGATTAAAAGTTGCTGGCATCGATGTTAACCGTAAAATGTTAGCTGACCTAGCTGTAACTGATGAAAAAGCATTTGCTGAATTAGCAAACGTTGCTAAAAACGCTAAATAA
- the rpmI gene encoding 50S ribosomal protein L35, with protein sequence MPKMKTHRGAAKRFKKTGSGKLKRSHAYTSHLFGNKSQKQKRKLRKATVVSKGDFKRIRHLLDNLK encoded by the coding sequence ATGCCTAAAATGAAAACTCATCGTGGCGCTGCAAAGCGTTTTAAGAAAACTGGATCTGGTAAATTAAAACGTTCACATGCTTATACAAGCCACTTATTCGGTAACAAATCTCAAAAACAAAAACGTAAATTACGTAAGGCTACAGTAGTAAGCAAAGGCGATTTCAAACGTATTCGTCACTTACTAGACAACTTGAAATAA
- the infC gene encoding translation initiation factor IF-3 — MISKDMMVNDGIRAREVRLIGQNGDQLGIKSKTEALEIAATANLDLVMVAPTAKPPVCRIMDYGKFRFEQQKKDKEARKNQKIISIKEVRLSPTIEEHDFNTKLRNAIKFLEKGDKVKASIRFKGRAITHKEIGQRVLDRFSAACAEVSTIESHPKMDGRSMFLVLAPKNESK; from the coding sequence ATTATTAGCAAAGACATGATGGTAAACGACGGCATTCGTGCTCGAGAAGTACGTCTTATTGGACAAAACGGTGACCAGCTTGGTATTAAATCAAAGACGGAAGCGCTTGAAATTGCTGCCACAGCTAATCTTGATTTAGTAATGGTAGCACCAACTGCGAAACCACCTGTATGTCGTATAATGGACTACGGAAAGTTCCGTTTTGAGCAACAAAAGAAAGACAAAGAAGCGCGTAAGAACCAAAAGATTATCAGTATTAAAGAAGTGCGTTTAAGTCCAACTATTGAAGAACACGACTTCAATACGAAGCTACGTAATGCAATTAAATTCCTTGAAAAAGGTGACAAAGTTAAAGCGTCAATTCGCTTTAAAGGTCGTGCGATTACGCACAAAGAAATTGGTCAACGTGTTTTAGACCGTTTTTCTGCAGCTTGTGCAGAGGTTTCAACTATAGAGTCTCATCCGAAAATGGATGGACGTAGTATGTTTTTAGTTTTAGCACCAAAAAATGAATCTAAGTAA
- the thrS gene encoding threonine--tRNA ligase, translated as MSDVVKIAFPDGAVKEFPKGITTEDIAGSISPGLKKKALAGKLNGSHIDLRTEINEDGEIAIITQDTDEALEIMRHSTAHLMAQAIKRLYGNVKLGVGPVIENGFYYDIDIEESLTPEDLPKIEKEMKKIISENIDIVRKEVSREEALSRYEEIGDNLKVELVGAIPEGDTVTIYEQGDFFDLCRGVHVPSTGKIKEFKLLSIAGAYWRGDSKNKMLQRIYGTAFFKKAELDEYLRLLEEAKERDHRKLGKELSLFANSQKVGQGLPLWLPKGATIRRVIERYIVDKEERLGYQHVYTPVLGSVELYKTSGHWDHYQDGMFPKMEMDNEELVLRPMNCPHHMMIYKNEIHSYRKLPIRIAELGLMHRYEMSGALSGLQRVRGMTLNDAHIFVRPDQIKDEFIRVVKLIQEVYKDFGLENYSFRLSYRDPEDKEKYFDDDAMWEKAQSMLKEAMDDLNVEYYEAEGEAAFYGPKLDVQVRTALGKDETLSTVQLDFLLPERFDLSYVGEDGKPHRPVVIHRGVVSTMERFVAFLIEEYKGAFPTWLAPVQVQVIPVSPEVHLDYAKEVREKLQAEGFRVELDDRDEKIGYKIREAQMLKVPYMLVVGDNEISEQAVNVRKYGEQKSETVPFTTFVGDLLNEVKKK; from the coding sequence ATGTCAGATGTAGTAAAAATTGCATTTCCAGATGGAGCAGTGAAGGAATTTCCAAAGGGGATTACAACTGAAGATATTGCTGGGTCAATTAGCCCAGGATTAAAAAAGAAGGCATTAGCAGGAAAACTAAATGGTAGTCATATTGATTTACGTACAGAAATCAACGAAGATGGAGAAATTGCCATCATTACTCAGGATACAGATGAAGCACTTGAAATCATGCGCCATAGTACGGCCCATTTAATGGCCCAAGCGATTAAGCGCTTATATGGTAATGTAAAGCTTGGTGTAGGACCAGTTATCGAAAATGGCTTTTATTATGATATTGATATCGAGGAGTCATTAACACCAGAAGATCTTCCGAAAATCGAAAAAGAAATGAAGAAAATAATAAGTGAAAATATAGATATTGTTCGTAAAGAAGTGAGTAGGGAAGAAGCATTAAGTCGATATGAAGAAATAGGTGATAACCTAAAAGTAGAACTAGTGGGAGCAATCCCAGAAGGTGATACGGTAACAATTTATGAGCAAGGAGATTTCTTTGACCTTTGTCGAGGGGTACATGTCCCATCAACAGGAAAAATTAAAGAGTTCAAGCTATTAAGTATTGCTGGTGCTTACTGGCGTGGAGATAGTAAAAATAAAATGCTTCAGCGTATATACGGTACTGCATTTTTCAAAAAAGCAGAGCTAGATGAATACCTACGTTTGCTTGAAGAGGCAAAAGAACGTGATCATCGTAAATTAGGTAAAGAGTTAAGCCTATTTGCAAATTCTCAAAAAGTGGGACAAGGTTTACCACTATGGCTTCCAAAAGGAGCAACAATTCGCCGTGTAATCGAGCGATATATTGTGGATAAAGAAGAAAGATTAGGTTATCAACATGTGTATACACCAGTTTTAGGGAGTGTTGAATTATACAAAACATCTGGACACTGGGATCACTATCAGGATGGAATGTTCCCTAAAATGGAAATGGACAATGAAGAGTTAGTTCTTCGCCCAATGAACTGTCCACACCACATGATGATCTATAAGAATGAAATACACAGTTATCGTAAACTGCCAATCCGTATTGCAGAACTAGGACTCATGCACCGCTATGAAATGAGTGGAGCACTATCAGGTCTACAGCGTGTTCGTGGGATGACTTTAAATGATGCTCACATCTTTGTTCGTCCTGATCAAATCAAAGACGAGTTTATTCGAGTGGTAAAATTAATTCAGGAAGTGTATAAAGACTTTGGACTTGAAAACTATAGCTTCCGTTTATCGTACCGTGATCCAGAAGATAAAGAAAAATACTTTGATGATGATGCAATGTGGGAAAAAGCACAAAGTATGCTTAAAGAAGCAATGGATGATCTCAATGTTGAGTATTATGAAGCAGAAGGAGAAGCTGCGTTCTACGGTCCTAAATTAGATGTACAAGTACGTACTGCACTAGGTAAAGATGAAACACTATCTACTGTTCAATTAGACTTCTTGCTTCCTGAACGCTTTGACTTATCGTATGTTGGGGAAGATGGGAAGCCTCACCGCCCAGTAGTAATACACCGTGGTGTAGTATCAACAATGGAACGTTTTGTTGCGTTTTTAATTGAAGAATACAAAGGGGCATTTCCAACATGGCTAGCTCCTGTACAGGTTCAAGTGATTCCGGTTTCACCAGAAGTTCATCTTGACTACGCGAAAGAAGTTAGAGAGAAGCTTCAAGCTGAAGGCTTCAGAGTAGAACTTGATGACCGTGATGAAAAGATTGGTTATAAAATTCGTGAAGCTCAGATGTTAAAGGTTCCTTATATGCTAGTTGTTGGTGATAATGAAATCAGTGAGCAAGCAGTTAATGTTCGTAAATATGGTGAACAGAAATCAGAAACTGTACCATTTACAACATTTGTAGGAGATCTTTTAAACGAAGTTAAAAAGAAGTAG
- the ytxC gene encoding putative sporulation protein YtxC encodes MIEIHFQESLDALKLYERLCSAQQERNINYIDVLYEQENIITICIDKKSNELVDSFIIPVITSFFIETKEDIWMLSMMQELFYFSDFEERQQILEIARSIIEGERKGIPVIADLVPREELISTSLSTLLTDSISFSFESFIKFRLKDYSDRLLQYVEISIDEYKLEQEYQNFIQNLRDYITERDSKLEHVNILHNDQFLLFSEQFSEIKRDEVIKYIDRKLIQSYPMYIDSSIIAPLVSMNPSSINLYTNQVDDGMVQTIRNIFQERVRIFSKKEFIESQHLLVHKKI; translated from the coding sequence TTGATTGAGATTCACTTTCAAGAATCCTTAGATGCTTTAAAATTATATGAACGCCTTTGCTCGGCACAACAGGAGCGTAACATAAATTACATAGATGTATTATATGAACAAGAAAACATAATTACGATATGTATAGATAAAAAGAGTAATGAGCTAGTGGATTCTTTTATTATTCCAGTGATAACAAGCTTTTTTATTGAGACGAAAGAAGATATTTGGATGCTATCAATGATGCAAGAGTTATTTTACTTTTCCGATTTTGAAGAAAGACAACAAATATTAGAGATTGCTAGATCCATAATCGAAGGTGAGCGTAAGGGGATTCCTGTTATTGCAGACTTAGTGCCTAGAGAAGAGTTGATTTCTACTTCGTTAAGTACACTGCTAACAGATTCGATTTCCTTCTCATTCGAGTCATTCATTAAGTTCCGGTTAAAAGACTATTCGGATCGATTGCTACAATATGTTGAAATATCAATTGATGAATATAAGCTAGAACAAGAATATCAGAATTTCATTCAAAATCTAAGAGATTATATCACTGAACGGGATTCGAAGTTAGAGCACGTTAACATATTGCATAATGATCAGTTTTTATTGTTTAGTGAGCAATTTTCTGAAATAAAAAGAGATGAGGTTATAAAATACATTGATCGAAAGTTAATTCAAAGTTATCCAATGTATATTGACTCATCCATAATAGCACCACTTGTTTCAATGAACCCAAGTTCGATTAATTTATATACAAATCAAGTTGATGATGGGATGGTGCAAACCATCCGTAACATCTTCCAAGAACGAGTTAGGATATTCTCAAAAAAAGAATTTATCGAGTCTCAGCACTTATTAGTTCATAAGAAAATATAA
- the dnaI gene encoding primosomal protein DnaI: MEPINHSLKKLISNDKFKNRFDSLKREVLSHPHIKSFIEEHKEQITDDMITRSLGKLYEYINQSKECDQCASLEACKNMLQGYHPHLVLEGKIIGLNYDRCPRKILHDDRSKFKSLIKSMYIPKEILQASIDRIDLDDPARFKAISMAQDFVETYDSDKPGKGLYVYGPFGTGKTYILGAIANELASKNVQSMLIYVPEFMRELKGSLQDSSFSEKIEAVKKVPVLMLDDIGAESMSSWIRDDILGAILQYRMLENKPTFFTSNFDYTQLEHHLAFTQRGEEEQVKAARIMERIKYLAKPVELRGKNRRSE; encoded by the coding sequence ATGGAGCCCATTAATCATTCGTTAAAAAAACTAATCAGTAATGACAAATTCAAGAATCGTTTTGATTCCTTAAAAAGAGAAGTGTTAAGTCACCCACATATTAAAAGCTTTATTGAAGAACATAAAGAACAGATTACGGATGACATGATAACTCGTAGTTTAGGGAAATTATACGAATACATTAATCAGAGCAAGGAATGTGACCAATGTGCAAGCCTAGAAGCTTGTAAAAACATGCTTCAGGGTTATCATCCACACTTAGTACTAGAAGGCAAGATTATCGGTCTTAATTATGATCGATGTCCAAGGAAAATTCTTCATGATGACCGTTCTAAATTCAAGTCATTAATTAAAAGTATGTATATACCTAAAGAAATTTTACAGGCTTCTATTGATCGTATTGATTTAGATGACCCTGCAAGATTTAAGGCCATTTCAATGGCGCAAGATTTTGTAGAAACATATGATAGTGATAAACCAGGTAAGGGATTGTATGTTTATGGTCCATTTGGAACAGGAAAAACCTATATTCTAGGTGCCATTGCCAATGAGTTAGCTAGCAAAAATGTACAGTCTATGCTTATCTACGTACCAGAGTTCATGAGAGAGCTTAAAGGCTCATTACAGGATTCTTCTTTTTCGGAGAAAATCGAGGCAGTAAAAAAAGTACCAGTATTAATGCTTGATGACATTGGGGCTGAATCAATGTCTAGCTGGATTCGAGATGATATATTAGGAGCAATCCTTCAATATCGCATGTTAGAAAATAAACCCACCTTCTTTACCTCAAACTTCGATTATACTCAGCTTGAACATCATCTTGCCTTTACACAAAGAGGTGAGGAAGAACAAGTTAAGGCTGCTCGAATCATGGAGAGAATAAAATATTTAGCAAAACCGGTTGAATTAAGAGGCAAAAACCGTCGAAGTGAATAG
- a CDS encoding replication initiation and membrane attachment family protein, with product MKQQQHWKDLLPIDRYIVRSADMLNENDRKVLTLLYQPLIGTKCFSLYMTLWSELEQNRMWGEETTHHGLMAIMQTNLRDIYQERLKLEAIGLMKTFVNESDDNRLFIYDIQAPLTPKEFFTDGVLNIFLYNRLGKNKFMMLKRFFSGAEIDSQNFKPITKNFNEVFSSINPSEMAVNINEETTGNTQLDQNNSFFDRQGKQEIHFSEDLFDFDLFFAGISEVMIPKKSITPKVQDAIKKLSFLYSIDPIQMQNIAMSAINHNEMIDIEKLRKAARDWYQFEHGDHLPALSERSQPIPYQTMATREPESKEEKLIKQLETISPRALLIDISGGAEPSSADMKIIEDVMFGQQLLPGVVNVLIYYVMLRSDMKLTKGYVEKLASHWSRKQIRTVPEAMTLAKQEHRQYQNWAKTKSEPKQNKRKAVRTEMLPDWLHQETSEKQEESSQKDFEHEKRELEERIKKFKKKT from the coding sequence ATGAAACAACAACAACACTGGAAGGATCTTCTGCCAATTGATCGTTATATCGTGCGCTCTGCGGACATGCTAAATGAAAATGATCGAAAGGTGCTCACTCTCCTTTATCAACCGTTAATCGGCACAAAGTGCTTTAGCCTCTATATGACCCTTTGGAGTGAGTTAGAACAAAATCGAATGTGGGGTGAAGAAACAACACATCACGGTTTAATGGCTATTATGCAAACTAATCTAAGAGACATATACCAAGAGAGATTGAAGCTTGAGGCAATTGGCCTAATGAAAACATTTGTGAACGAATCAGACGATAATCGCCTTTTTATATATGACATACAGGCACCATTAACACCTAAAGAATTTTTTACTGACGGTGTTCTAAACATTTTCCTCTATAATCGACTAGGAAAAAATAAATTTATGATGTTGAAACGGTTTTTTTCTGGGGCAGAAATTGATTCACAGAACTTTAAGCCTATTACGAAAAACTTTAATGAGGTATTTAGCTCGATTAATCCTTCTGAAATGGCTGTAAATATTAATGAAGAAACAACTGGTAATACACAGCTTGACCAAAATAATAGTTTTTTCGATCGACAAGGAAAACAAGAAATTCACTTTAGTGAAGATCTGTTTGATTTTGATTTGTTTTTTGCTGGTATATCTGAGGTTATGATACCTAAAAAATCCATTACACCAAAAGTACAGGATGCAATAAAAAAGCTGTCGTTTCTCTATTCTATTGACCCGATACAGATGCAAAATATTGCTATGAGTGCAATTAATCATAATGAAATGATTGATATTGAAAAATTAAGGAAGGCAGCAAGGGATTGGTATCAGTTTGAACATGGAGACCATCTTCCAGCACTTTCAGAAAGAAGCCAACCAATTCCTTATCAAACAATGGCTACTCGTGAGCCGGAGTCAAAAGAAGAAAAGTTGATTAAGCAACTTGAGACAATTTCTCCAAGGGCTCTGTTAATTGATATATCCGGTGGTGCGGAACCTTCATCTGCAGATATGAAAATTATTGAAGATGTTATGTTCGGGCAACAGTTGTTACCTGGTGTCGTAAATGTCCTAATATATTATGTAATGCTACGTTCAGATATGAAGCTTACAAAAGGGTATGTAGAAAAGTTAGCCAGTCATTGGTCGCGTAAGCAAATACGTACTGTTCCTGAGGCTATGACATTGGCAAAACAAGAACATCGTCAATATCAAAATTGGGCAAAAACAAAAAGTGAACCAAAGCAAAATAAGCGTAAGGCGGTTCGAACTGAAATGTTACCAGACTGGTTGCATCAGGAAACTTCTGAGAAACAAGAAGAATCTAGTCAGAAAGATTTCGAGCATGAGAAACGTGAGTTAGAAGAAAGAATTAAGAAGTTTAAAAAGAAAACGTAA
- the nrdR gene encoding transcriptional regulator NrdR produces the protein MKCPVCQNNGTRVLDSRPVDDSKSIRRRRECEKCLHRFTTFEKVEEIPLIVVKKEGIREEFSREKMLRGLIKACEKRPVSLKQLEDIAHEVEKELRNQGNSEVKSVEIGEMVMNRLSKIDEVAYVRFASVYRQFKDINVFIEELKELINKDR, from the coding sequence ATGAAGTGCCCAGTGTGTCAAAATAACGGAACTAGAGTACTTGATTCTCGCCCAGTCGATGATAGCAAATCTATTAGACGAAGACGGGAATGTGAAAAGTGTTTACATAGATTTACCACATTTGAAAAGGTTGAAGAAATCCCTCTAATCGTAGTTAAAAAGGAAGGGATTCGTGAAGAATTTAGCCGCGAAAAAATGCTACGTGGTCTAATTAAAGCTTGTGAAAAACGTCCTGTCTCATTGAAACAATTAGAAGATATAGCACATGAAGTAGAGAAAGAGCTTCGAAATCAGGGTAACTCAGAAGTGAAAAGCGTAGAAATCGGTGAAATGGTAATGAACCGTTTATCAAAAATAGATGAAGTAGCATACGTTCGCTTCGCATCTGTGTATCGACAATTTAAAGATATTAACGTCTTTATCGAAGAACTCAAAGAGCTTATCAATAAAGACAGATAG
- a CDS encoding cytosolic protein: MGSLQSFFSNHCETSDNHRDPLLKSHYYKVTNKQAIQSIKDFITKQNGFNLTSISEERGEMSVSVSKKRKAFMVITVISVRPFETAIDFSVTTETSVLPMDFGYSKRLVQFMYKELDGILPLLKR; the protein is encoded by the coding sequence ATGGGCAGCCTTCAATCATTTTTTAGCAATCATTGTGAAACCAGTGACAATCATAGAGATCCATTACTTAAAAGCCATTATTATAAAGTAACAAACAAACAAGCCATTCAATCAATTAAAGATTTTATTACTAAGCAAAATGGTTTTAACCTAACCTCTATTTCAGAAGAACGCGGAGAGATGAGCGTTTCCGTATCTAAAAAGAGAAAAGCATTTATGGTGATAACGGTTATCTCTGTTAGACCATTTGAAACAGCTATAGACTTTTCGGTTACTACCGAAACAAGTGTATTACCTATGGACTTTGGATACAGTAAGCGATTGGTTCAGTTTATGTATAAAGAATTAGACGGGATACTTCCTCTTCTAAAACGGTAA